A segment of the candidate division WOR-3 bacterium genome:
CTTGAGCTCCACGATGTGCCGCCGTTTGTTGTCCATGAGTAGCGTGGGCCAACGTTGCCGTTCGGGTTGTAACGGTATGTGGACAGGACGATTGCGGTCTGGGAAGCTCCGGCACTGACACGGTCCGCGGCAACCGACAAGTCATAGAATCGGTTGTCCGCACTGGAGTCTGAGTTTACGAATGTCCACGTGCCGCCAGACTCCAGGTTGTTGGTATTGCGGCCGATGCGGATGCGACAGGAGTCGCTTACAAGCAGGCAGGCGATGTACACGTACTTGTCTGCGCCTGCGCAAAGAGCCGGTTCGCGGCGGTCAGAAGTTATGTAGGTGAAATTGCCCCAGGTCTGGGCTGTGTCCTTGGAGCTCCAGAGGTACACGTTGTTGCTCGTAGTCTGATATCCGACAAAAAGGTGCTGGGGGTTCTCAATATTCCGGTCTGCGCACAGGTTGCGAAGCGTATCACCACTCTGAACTATCTGTCGCCAAGCGAAGGTTCCGCTTGGGGGGCGCTGTCGCTGGACCCATAAACCACCGTCGGTCCCAGAGCCCTTATACAGTAGGAAATGATACAGCCAGTCGCCATTTGCATCTGAACCAACGCGCAGAACGTAGTCTCCTATTCCTCCAGTACTGGTATTGCCATAGAAACGTCGGATGATACTCCAGGTTCCGCCGCCGTCAGTTGAACGCCAGACGGTCACAGTATCCTCGTTCGTACCGGATGGATCAAGCACGCCAACGTAGATGTCGCCGTTTACTGACGCGTCTGAAGACAGTTTGCCCCAAGTCGGCACAGTGCTGGTCGAACCGATAAGCGTGTCGGTCCCCCAGTCCAGAAATGGGGGCAGTACGGTGGCCGCATCATCTTCGGTACGTTGCGGTGCGGGTTTGCCTGATATCTTGAGATAGTCTGGTTCACCGGGATTCACCTCGGTTGACTGACCCATGATGCTGTTGTCGTCAACCGGGGTCAGGGCTGGCGGAAGGCTGAACCAGGGATTGTGCTGCCCGGGCGGTGGGCAGTGCTCGGTCCCGCTGGCCAGGGTCAGCGGGACGGTTGCGACTAGGGCTGCAAACACTGTCAGTCGCTGCATAGGACCTCCTTTTGTGTGCAAACGAACGCCTGATACGATGAGAGTGTAGACCCGTCTGGTCGTGTGTCAAGCCTTGCATACGACCCGAGAACCGACATAGAGCAAAGGAGACAGGCCGGTCGTGCCTGGCACGACCAGAGGATTGGTTCCACCTGCCGGATGCTGTCATTCTGAGCGACGGCGGAACGCCGGAGCGAAGAATCTCGCCTGAGAGACCCTTCGACTCGCTTCGCTCGCTTAGGATGACACAGGGGTCCATATCGGTTCTTGGGACGAAAATCGGACATTGACGCTTGAGGTCTTGTCAGTATAATTACCGCCTTTCGGCCGCGGTCCGGAGTCAACGTAGTGAGTATCTCCAGGCCCGCTATACCAGCACCATGCAAGGATATGCGGCAGACGCGGTTCGAACTTCTGTTCCAGCCGAGATTTCGTAAGGAGGAAAGATGACCACGATTCTGAAGAAGGAGATTGTAGCTCCGGGGATAAAGCGGTTTGAGCTTAGTGCGCCGGACGTGGCGCGTAAGGCAAGGCCCGGCCAGTTTGTTGTCCTGCGCGTGAATGAGCAGGGAGAGAGGATACCCTTGACCGTCGCCGATCTGCGGCCAGATGACGGGGTCGTTGTCATCGTGTTTCAGGAAGTAGGCAAGTCCACCAGGCTTCTGGGCACGCTTGAGCCAGGTGACACGATTCTTGACTTCATTGGTCCGCTGGGTCGCGCCTCGGAGATCGAGAAGTTCGGGACAGTGGTGTGCGTTGCCGGCGGAGTTGGTACGCCTGAAATCTACCCGGTTGCCCGGGCACTCAAGCAGGCCGGTAACCATGTGATTTCGATTCTCGGGTTCCGCAGTATCGGACTGCGGATGATGGAACAGGAGATGACCGCCGTTTCAGATGAGCTGATT
Coding sequences within it:
- a CDS encoding sulfide/dihydroorotate dehydrogenase-like FAD/NAD-binding protein, with translation MTTILKKEIVAPGIKRFELSAPDVARKARPGQFVVLRVNEQGERIPLTVADLRPDDGVVVIVFQEVGKSTRLLGTLEPGDTILDFIGPLGRASEIEKFGTVVCVAGGVGTPEIYPVARALKQAGNHVISILGFRSIGLRMMEQEMTAVSDELIVTTDDGSYGTRGFVTDALRAVIERGTKIDRVFAVGPVIMMKMVSKLTEPYRIATVVSLNPIMLDATGMCGVCRVEVGGETKLACVDGPEFDGHKVDFDLLMKRLKVYLPEEKRSLELFEAECGRSGCCGGTTRCQ